From one Bacteroides eggerthii genomic stretch:
- a CDS encoding DeoR/GlpR family DNA-binding transcription regulator, with protein sequence MTSIAERHKYILECLNRNGFIKVNDIAKDLEVTPVTIRKDLKYLEEKKLLYRTHGSASPINPVTPEINVQEKEKLQTNEKKRIAIAAAKLIEKNDSIIIASGSTVHMLAEQLTPIEHLIVVTASLKTAILLNAVNNIEVIQLGGTVRKNSCSVIGDYTSQLFEQITCSKLFLGVDGIDLEHGITNSNIAEANLNKKMIEASLRTIILADSSKFGRRGFGKICDLNRVDVIITDSGISKAMAQSIEEIGIELIIV encoded by the coding sequence ATGACAAGTATAGCAGAAAGACATAAGTATATCCTTGAATGTTTAAACAGGAATGGCTTTATCAAAGTAAATGATATCGCTAAAGACCTGGAGGTCACTCCCGTTACCATTCGAAAAGATCTAAAATATTTAGAAGAGAAGAAACTGCTTTACCGCACTCATGGAAGTGCAAGCCCCATTAATCCCGTGACTCCGGAGATCAATGTTCAGGAGAAAGAAAAGCTGCAAACAAACGAAAAGAAAAGAATCGCAATAGCCGCGGCTAAACTAATAGAGAAAAACGACTCTATTATTATAGCTTCAGGATCAACCGTCCACATGCTTGCAGAGCAACTGACTCCGATAGAACATTTAATCGTAGTGACTGCCTCTTTAAAAACAGCCATATTGCTGAATGCAGTCAATAACATAGAAGTTATCCAATTAGGAGGTACAGTCAGAAAAAATTCTTGTTCTGTAATTGGCGATTATACTTCACAACTTTTTGAACAAATCACCTGCTCCAAACTTTTTTTGGGAGTAGACGGAATTGACTTGGAACATGGAATCACCAACTCAAATATCGCAGAAGCCAATCTAAACAAGAAAATGATAGAAGCTTCCCTGCGTACAATCATATTGGCTGATTCCTCAAAATTCGGACGGAGAGGCTTCGGCAAGATTTGTGACCTCAACCGGGTAGACGTCATCATCACAGATTCTGGAATATCCAAAGCAATGGCACAGTCTATCGAAGAAATCGGGATAGAGCTTATCATTGTTTAA
- a CDS encoding glycerophosphodiester phosphodiesterase family protein: MWNFKKNSTMKNYAKLFKTSMALLMLGGLLVAPDLSAQNKLNTLKFDKTSQLRDFFSYKGDGTILVSGHRGGYEVGYAENCIEGLENVLTQMPAFFEIDPRLTKDSVIVLMHDATLDRTTTGKGKVKDYTWEELQSLRLKDHSGKVTDCRIPTLEEVIVWSKGKTIINLDKKDVPMSMIAALIKKHRAEKHVMLTVHTGAQARYYYDRFPDIMMSVFARNMKEFEDISISGVPWENMIAYVGRTLTPENSKICEMLHAYGVRCMISVAPTHDKLPTIEERAAKYKEEIDKRPDIIESDIPTEVWKVLHSR, encoded by the coding sequence ATGTGGAATTTTAAAAAAAATAGTACCATGAAAAACTATGCAAAGCTATTTAAAACGTCAATGGCTCTCCTTATGCTGGGAGGCCTGTTGGTGGCACCGGATTTGTCTGCACAGAATAAACTGAACACACTGAAATTTGATAAAACATCTCAGCTGAGAGACTTTTTTAGCTATAAAGGAGACGGAACGATACTGGTTAGCGGTCATCGTGGAGGATACGAGGTGGGTTATGCGGAGAACTGTATAGAAGGGCTGGAGAATGTTCTTACCCAAATGCCCGCTTTCTTTGAAATAGATCCTCGCCTGACTAAAGACAGTGTGATTGTACTAATGCACGATGCAACTTTGGATCGTACTACCACAGGGAAAGGTAAGGTAAAAGACTATACATGGGAGGAGCTTCAGTCGCTTCGTTTGAAAGATCATTCCGGTAAAGTGACAGATTGCCGTATTCCGACTTTAGAAGAAGTTATTGTTTGGAGTAAAGGCAAAACAATTATCAATTTAGATAAAAAGGATGTTCCGATGTCTATGATCGCAGCTTTGATAAAAAAGCATAGAGCAGAAAAACATGTAATGCTGACAGTGCATACAGGTGCACAGGCGAGGTACTATTACGACCGTTTTCCTGATATTATGATGTCTGTCTTTGCTCGCAACATGAAAGAGTTTGAAGATATATCAATTTCGGGTGTACCTTGGGAAAACATGATTGCTTATGTTGGCCGCACTTTAACTCCGGAGAATAGTAAAATATGCGAAATGCTTCATGCGTATGGAGTGCGTTGTATGATTAGTGTAGCACCGACACATGACAAACTGCCTACTATTGAAGAACGTGCGGCAAAATATAAGGAGGAGATTGACAAGAGGCCGGATATTATAGAATCGGATATACCGACGGAAGTGTGGAAGGTCTTGCACTCTCGGTAA
- a CDS encoding sn-glycerol-1-phosphate dehydrogenase, which produces MSRIEDALKAANETCALRIGSEVLNEVAVMFKEQFPGKRAVVVADETTWDVAGKKVEEELKKAGVRLQPAFIFTQPDLYAEYSYIDLLVESLKEHDAIPVAVGSGTINDLTKLSSHLTGRRYMCVATAASMDGYTAFGASITAEGAKQTFSCPAPLAVLADTNIIRKAPGVMTASGYADLFAKVTAGADWILADWMGVEKIDETAWSIVQDGLHDALANPEGAAAGDDEAISQLIEGLMLGGFAMQWSKSSRPASGAEHQFSHLWNMEHHLNNGEHISHGFQVSIGMLAVTAFYEQVLRTPLENLDVEACCAAWPTPEELKKAALEMFVGTDFPNIGVQETKAKYVTREELAVQLQQLKEYWPKIRERLLAQLLPYKEVKRRLELVGAPTEPEQIGITRKRLRDTFIRAQFIRRRFTVLDLAVRSGYMKQWLDGLFGKGKIWEITE; this is translated from the coding sequence ATGTCAAGAATTGAAGATGCCTTGAAGGCTGCGAATGAGACTTGTGCTCTTCGTATAGGTAGTGAAGTGTTAAATGAGGTCGCTGTTATGTTTAAAGAGCAGTTTCCCGGGAAAAGGGCGGTAGTCGTTGCTGATGAAACAACTTGGGATGTTGCTGGTAAAAAAGTGGAAGAAGAATTGAAAAAGGCAGGGGTGAGGTTGCAACCGGCATTCATCTTTACACAGCCGGACCTGTATGCTGAATATTCTTATATCGATCTTTTGGTCGAATCGTTGAAAGAGCATGACGCAATACCGGTAGCGGTAGGTTCTGGAACAATCAATGATTTGACAAAACTTTCCTCTCATCTGACAGGCAGGAGATATATGTGTGTAGCCACTGCGGCTTCTATGGATGGTTATACGGCATTTGGAGCGTCGATTACGGCGGAGGGTGCCAAACAAACGTTTAGTTGTCCGGCTCCTTTGGCTGTTTTGGCCGATACGAACATCATTAGAAAAGCTCCCGGCGTTATGACTGCTTCCGGGTATGCGGATTTATTTGCAAAAGTTACAGCAGGAGCTGACTGGATACTGGCTGATTGGATGGGTGTTGAGAAAATAGATGAGACTGCTTGGAGTATTGTTCAGGATGGTCTGCATGATGCTTTGGCAAATCCGGAGGGCGCTGCTGCAGGTGATGATGAGGCTATATCGCAACTGATTGAGGGGCTTATGCTGGGAGGTTTTGCTATGCAGTGGTCTAAATCAAGTCGGCCTGCTTCCGGTGCAGAGCACCAGTTTAGCCATCTTTGGAATATGGAACACCATTTGAATAATGGCGAACATATATCTCATGGATTTCAAGTCAGTATAGGAATGTTGGCTGTTACGGCATTCTATGAACAGGTTCTGAGGACCCCTTTGGAAAACTTGGATGTCGAAGCCTGTTGTGCAGCATGGCCGACTCCGGAGGAATTGAAGAAAGCTGCGCTCGAAATGTTTGTAGGAACTGATTTTCCGAATATCGGAGTACAGGAAACGAAAGCTAAGTACGTGACACGTGAAGAATTGGCCGTTCAGTTGCAGCAGTTGAAAGAATATTGGCCGAAAATTCGGGAACGCCTACTTGCACAGTTGCTTCCTTATAAAGAAGTAAAACGGCGCTTGGAGTTGGTTGGGGCTCCTACGGAACCGGAACAAATCGGTATTACGAGGAAGCGTTTACGTGATACGTTTATTCGTGCGCAATTTATCCGTCGCCGTTTTACTGTGCTTGATCTTGCTGTGCGTAGCGGTTATATGAAGCAATGGTTGGACGGTTTGTTCGGCAAAGGAAAGATTTGGGAGATAACGGAATAA
- a CDS encoding MFS transporter encodes MKQEGMTPEVAKKFKYWQTRTIIASMIGYALFYFVRKNLSIAMPAMQEDLGITKGDLGLFLTLHGLLYGVSKFANGFIGDRVNARYFMVTGLVLSAVCNILFGFSSAVLVFGIVWMLNGWFQGMGFPPCARLLTHWIPPTQLATKMSIWNTSHSIGAGLVVIVCGYIVSLGWRWCFWFPSIIALVGAVGLWFALRDTPRSVGLPELNQKGAGEAKEESSKEFKAFVRKHVFGNPTIWVLAFANFFVYIVRYAVLDWGPTLLGEWKGISIQHAGWMVAAFEISGILGMLTAGWATDRFFGGRGPRVCVLCMALATVFIALFWGLQEPSMWLATCLLGAAGFCIYGPQALVGIAAANIATKKAAATAVGFTGLFGYASTLVSGWGLGLLAQHYGWDVAVGALILIAVVGTLIFMAAWTAKANGYDEGN; translated from the coding sequence ATGAAACAGGAGGGAATGACGCCTGAGGTGGCAAAGAAGTTTAAGTACTGGCAAACACGAACTATTATAGCAAGCATGATAGGCTATGCTTTGTTTTATTTTGTTCGTAAGAACCTAAGTATAGCGATGCCTGCCATGCAGGAAGATTTAGGCATCACAAAAGGAGATTTGGGATTGTTCCTGACACTACATGGGTTGCTGTATGGGGTTTCAAAGTTCGCTAACGGTTTTATTGGCGATCGTGTGAATGCACGCTATTTTATGGTGACAGGATTGGTACTTTCCGCCGTTTGTAATATTTTGTTTGGATTTAGTTCTGCGGTGCTTGTATTTGGCATCGTTTGGATGCTGAACGGCTGGTTTCAAGGGATGGGTTTTCCGCCTTGTGCTCGTTTGCTGACTCACTGGATTCCTCCTACGCAACTTGCAACCAAAATGTCCATATGGAATACTTCACATTCTATTGGTGCCGGCTTGGTGGTGATAGTATGCGGATATATTGTTAGCCTTGGGTGGCGTTGGTGCTTTTGGTTTCCTTCCATTATTGCTTTGGTAGGTGCGGTGGGACTTTGGTTTGCTCTGCGCGACACCCCTCGTTCTGTGGGCTTGCCGGAACTTAATCAAAAGGGAGCCGGCGAAGCTAAGGAAGAATCTTCCAAGGAGTTTAAGGCTTTTGTACGGAAACATGTTTTTGGAAACCCCACTATTTGGGTATTAGCCTTTGCTAATTTCTTTGTGTATATTGTCCGTTACGCTGTGCTTGATTGGGGACCTACCCTTTTAGGAGAATGGAAAGGCATCTCCATTCAACATGCCGGCTGGATGGTCGCTGCCTTTGAAATCTCTGGTATTTTGGGGATGTTGACGGCAGGTTGGGCGACAGACCGCTTCTTTGGCGGGCGCGGACCACGAGTTTGCGTGCTTTGTATGGCTTTGGCTACGGTGTTTATAGCTTTATTTTGGGGATTACAAGAACCTTCGATGTGGTTGGCTACATGTTTGCTCGGAGCTGCCGGATTCTGCATTTATGGCCCTCAGGCACTCGTCGGTATTGCTGCAGCCAATATAGCTACCAAAAAGGCGGCGGCTACGGCCGTTGGCTTTACAGGGTTGTTTGGTTATGCCAGTACGTTGGTTTCAGGTTGGGGATTAGGACTTCTGGCTCAACATTATGGTTGGGATGTAGCGGTCGGCGCGTTGATCTTAATAGCAGTTGTTGGTACTCTTATTTTTATGGCTGCATGGACGGCTAAAGCGAATGGATATGATGAAGGTAATTGA
- a CDS encoding HAD-IIA family hydrolase, which yields MDINEIILEKVRRVKHVALDMDGTIYNGGTLFPFTIGFLDKMKELGIGYSFLTNNPSRSTNDYLKHLNDMGIKASKDEFYTSAQATIDYLRLYRPDCKRLFILGTPSMIKEFEEAGFESTMDDANDEPDAVVVGFDMSLVYSRLCRAAWWINQKKLYLATNPDRICPTDKSLVLVDCGSICSSLEHATGRKPDMVIGKPDPRMLNGIMERHNLQAEQIAMVGDRIYTDILMAQRANALSVLVLSGETTHKEAVALQPNPDLIMRDLAEFQEMILLAHSTF from the coding sequence ATGGATATAAATGAAATAATATTGGAAAAGGTTCGCCGAGTGAAGCATGTAGCTTTAGATATGGATGGGACTATTTATAATGGAGGGACGCTTTTCCCTTTTACGATTGGTTTTTTGGATAAAATGAAAGAGCTGGGTATTGGCTATTCGTTTTTGACTAATAATCCTTCGAGAAGTACTAACGATTATTTGAAGCATTTGAATGATATGGGAATTAAGGCTTCAAAAGATGAGTTCTATACGTCAGCTCAGGCTACAATCGATTATCTCCGGTTGTATCGTCCTGATTGTAAGCGGCTTTTCATTTTGGGGACTCCAAGCATGATAAAAGAGTTTGAGGAGGCCGGGTTTGAGTCTACAATGGACGATGCAAATGATGAGCCGGATGCTGTTGTTGTAGGATTTGATATGTCCTTGGTATATTCGCGCTTGTGTCGTGCTGCGTGGTGGATTAATCAGAAGAAGCTTTATCTTGCGACTAACCCAGACCGGATATGCCCGACTGATAAATCCTTGGTGCTGGTTGATTGTGGGTCTATTTGTTCAAGTTTGGAGCATGCCACCGGGCGAAAGCCGGATATGGTTATCGGCAAGCCTGATCCTCGAATGTTGAACGGTATCATGGAACGTCATAATCTGCAAGCTGAACAAATAGCTATGGTTGGTGATCGGATTTATACGGATATTCTTATGGCACAGCGGGCAAACGCTCTGTCGGTGTTGGTTCTTTCAGGAGAGACAACGCATAAGGAAGCTGTGGCTCTTCAGCCTAACCCGGATTTGATTATGCGCGATTTGGCGGAATTTCAGGAAATGATTTTATTAGCACATAGTACGTTTTAA